A single region of the Grus americana isolate bGruAme1 chromosome 3, bGruAme1.mat, whole genome shotgun sequence genome encodes:
- the TDRD6 gene encoding tudor domain-containing protein 6, which produces MSSGPGALSPGATVVLRVCVVGLRPEVPVVRLWGRLGERSDDYICLRREIQVAVGPRLAAAPGPTGLVAGGAELCTGDLALVEMVGLWYRCCVVSRRGQDYRVFLLDEGCTVVTSAYYLARGCKELFHLPPEVLGCIVADVMPSGGPRVAGCGDAPVSTWTVEAMEFLSHLHGKEVSGLVQEVMTPQLIVLELPQLVAQMHHLGLAKQVTPSWFYQVLRRCLTYGHFRNQLKPQPPACSLVTSAVPQLLHVLLSYQPVSPVLDYFYPQLQLGVTEPVLVTHVSDPHHIYCQLQSLSHEICCLSDTMRHAYDWWEQDLLLRVGSPCAARGIDGQWYRALLLELIAGKQEQQAALVIFVDYGRKETVTRANLRHLPVECFRMPVVTYPCALQGISDGGCGWSPAQIDELKALVLGKAVSAHIEAFNSFEHLYYVTLYGENSINLNHLFGVQACCLVSSRTQVSQTEAQGQLEVEESTAEELELPPGAPPVALTHRDLASAPVVGVHLKLGAFRDAQVSHLRDPFEFWLQLHEHRRLFRQLRQSMWNFYSHATKLDGAGWDLQPGSLCCASGKEGVFYRAVITRVLESRVEIHLVDRGNTETVDRCAVKELLPRFRELPALALKCCLVGVSPLRGSWSESSVSAFREIVLNKGLKVHFLSVQGDRYMVEIFDQSQLGEKSVSKLMAQGGYAEYQRCELTETLQKSSDKGVSQASSLAGEDNQINAEKRLREEFDLKRSDRVLNPCTAVMVRASPVAAIHNSKSSESFPAQKCEGKENLPVSWRQKYVEMKPYSSYRGQLEVGSTVNVVVSYVENPSYFWCQLSRNCHDLKVLMTEIQEYCKNSSHPHAWPNSVCLAQYSEDEKWYRALIVSEVPSAEKVEVIYVDYGNRELVSLTNLRSTNERFLRLEAQAFRCSLYNLIQPNGQDPFSWDEEAIQVFQEFLDTSSSHFELKCTIFALASINNMELFNIVDLMTPFQSACQFLTERCVARPLFPQKPLVSSVQLHSYYYSMHDIKIGSEEHVYITHVDDPWTFYCQLERCADVLAQLTDNISRLSETMPSLETLQKSGSLCLAKYTDNHWYRGVIMQTKPNMKVFFVDFGNTETIEKDHLLPLPSDAYDILLLPMQAIKCSLSDIPNVPEEATTWFKQAVLERQLKVVVVAKESDGKLLIEMFDGNTQINAKLKEEFSLINNTGLCRHVENETLCSRNTDVNERNETAESPLNVGRPLERKKCRSEAQGRGGSSKKHFKKDDVNLFQPATKGDLAAGLLESDEMLSSKKDGFLLNKTGEESLLSVQVDTRSDIKSDAEGGCIMLKNVSDLLQQKIVPALKVSVYVSHVNDPSDFYVQLESDEAQLNSISESLNNRTQVKNPCGQLFQAGDLISAVYSEDSLWYRAVVKEKTSANLISIQYIDYGNTSVINVDQVHRLPEDLLSIPAISIHCFLGGLKCKKNTDWAEQAVLYFTKRTSEVLLTCEFVEKVEDKWEVILSDHQGIITVDLADENLASRERSCSTEMHDRKENRDVITVCEPLPPQAQNEISSVSVCESFIWKFPEAGQTIKIYVTVVNGPEYFWSRTADTEDMNYIEEKIQEAENLGLNSLKDCRSCIKSCDICLAKYSQDGKFYRAKVSSVKGDHVVVRHVDYGSEEAVSLEMVRQIPCELLKVPNQAFACCLSGFKSSEGSWLSEAKEKFYDMTKDLLLEAEVTETQEDKASEVPLSVVKLEASGKNINEEMKPFWKANKGTGDSACSNLENPLKENRCSNDDMDLCLEREITAVCGLAQEESESALLCSEPFLGVTSECLNTVVVNVSMEAVEYMSGKADDGCETAECQSNFDKEITLSERESDNTVLLEPTRSCSLRILGSEMKATEQELSEVPFQEGAELKAELTGSASAASLFLGNKQEELQILPVLQVQSSFSDETGTLVDLDQLQTNSLYDDLKELILELEALSVQSSFGEETKEALETVSLEMQTASGSETREKVLEQESFELPVVSEETGEWAALKFLEMLPSLNDENLVPSVSNGENTVELIPSDVQLALGEKAKNLELNLSEIHKAEAIQEDWIEVEPPSLRLSLSSDRPEKQLDLKTHDMLSMLGAEIEQLLELVLPAVQSSQEDREEVSLQLEHAALQCSANSGSQFSFLTKDLTNQRPVCTVKSCDFKVEKHKEWQKKKDDCYVEEWMKQDLTDSFKECGNTHVQSSDCKPGDEEVEKKQNENLADCSAEHNEYTCNLKGFAVGSKCVVWTSLKWCEACILEVSEKGTRVLNLSSGDEEIVDPENVWNGIPDWACRSSEAITPATENLQSLPEESLLQENQMGCNSDLAEDPHVLQHSQNQVTRSPHEAE; this is translated from the exons ATGAGTTCCGGGCCGGGGGCGCTCAGCCCCGGCGCCACCGTGGTCCTGCGGGTCTGTGTGGTGGGCCTGCGTCCCGAAGTGCCTGTTGTGCGACTGTGGGGGCGGCTGGGTGAGCGCAGTGATGACTATATCTGCCTCCGCCGTGAGATCCAGGTGGCGGTGGGGCCGCGCCTGGCAGCTGCCCCAGGCCCCACCGGGCTGGTGGCTggtggggctgagctgtgcaCTGGAGATCTGGCCCTGGTGGAGATGGTTGGGCTCTGGTACCGCTGCTGTGTGGTGAGTCGCCGTGGCCAGGACTACCGTGTCTTCCTGCTTGATGAGGGCTGCACGGTGGTCACGTCTGCCTATTACCTAGCACGGGGCTGCAAAGAGCTTTTCCACCTTCCTCCTGAGGTGCTGGGCTGTATTGTGGCTGATGTCATGCCCTCTGGAGGCCCCAGGGTGGCAGGCTGTGGGGATGCACCAGTCTCCACCTGGACAGTGGAGGCTATGGAGTTCCTCAGCCACCTACATGGCAAGGAGGTGTCTGGCTTGGTGCAGGAGGTGATGACACCACAGCTCATAGTGCTTGAGCTGCCCCAGCTTGTGGCCCAGATGCATCACCTGGGTCTGGCCAAGCAGGTCACTCCCAGTTGGTTCTACCAGGTGCTCAGACGCTGCCTAACTTATGGCCACTTCAGGAACCAGCTCAAGCCGCAGCCTCCAGCGTGTTCCCTTGTAACGTCTGCAGTGCCACAGCTTCTCCATGTTTTGCTGTCATACCAGCCTGTGTCACCTGTCTTGGATTACTTCTACCCACAGCTTCAGTTGGGTGTGACAGAGCCTGTCTTAGTGACCCATGTGTCTGACCCACACCACATCTACTGCCAGTTGCAGAGCTTGTCCCACGAGATCTGTTGCCTTTCTGATACCATGCGCCATGCTTATGACTGGTGGGAGCAGGATTTGTTACTCAGAGTGGGCTCACCCTGTGCTGCCCGTGGCATAGATGGCCAGTGGTACCGTGCGCTCCTGCTGGAGCTTATTGCTGGGAAGCAGGAGCAGCAAGCGGCTCTAGTGATCTTTGTGGACTATGGCAGGAAGGAAACTGTGACCAGAGCTAACCTGCGCCATTTGCCTGTTGAGTGCTTTCGTATGCCTGTGGTGACTTACCCGTGTGCCCTTCAGGGTATCTCAGATGGGGGTTGTGGCTGGTCCCCAGCGCAGATTGATGAGCTGAAAGCGTTGGTGCTAGGCAAAGCAGTGAGTGCTCACATCGAAGCCTTTAACTCCTTCGAGCATCTCTATTATGTGACCCTGTATGGGGAAAACAGCATCAACTTGAACCATCTTTTTGGGGTGCAGGCTTGCTGCCTTGTGAGCAGCCGTACACAGGTCAGCCAAACTGAGGCTCAGGGGCAGCTGGAAGTAGAAGAATCCACAGCTGAAGAACTGGAATTGCCACCAGGAGCACCTCCTGTTGCTTTAACACACAGAGATTTGGCCTCTGCTCCTGTAGTTGGTGTGCATCTGAAGTTGGGTGCGTTCCGTGATGCGCAGGTCTCCCACCTCCGAGACCCATTCGAGTTCTGGCTGCAGCTCCATGAGCATCGCCGGCTCTTCAGGCAGCTGAGGCAGAGCATGTGGAATTTCTACTCCCATGCCACGAAGCTGGATGGTGCTGGCTGGGACCTACAGCCTGGATCCCTTTGTTGTGCCAGTGGGAAAGAGGGTGTCTTTTATCGTGCAGTGATCACCAGGGTACTGGAGAGCAGGGTAGAAATACACCTGGTGGACAGAGGCAATACAGAAACTGTAGATCGGTGTGCGGTAAAGGAGCTGCTCCCTCGGTTCAGGGAACTACCTGCGTTAGCTCTGAAGTGTTGTTTGGTGGGTGTTTCCCCTCTGAGAGGGAGTTGGAGTGAATCATCTGTGTCTGCCTTCAGAGAGATTGTACTCAACAAGGGACTAAAGGTTCATTTTTTGAGTGTGCAGGGTGACAGATACATGGTTGAAATTTTTGACCAGTCCCAATTAGGAGAGAAAAGTGTAAGTAAACTCATGGCCCAGGGAGGGTATGCTGAATACCAGAGGTGTGAACTAACTGAGACTCTCCAGAAATCATCTGATAAGGGTGTGAGCCAGGCCTCTTCCCTAGCTGGGGAGGACAACCAAATAAATGCAGAGAAGAGGCTCAGAGAAGAATTTGATCTAAAGAGAAGTGATAGAGTACTTAATCCTTGCACAGCTGTGATGGTCAGAGCGAGTCCTGTTGCAGCCATTCACAATTCTAAAAGTAGTGAATCTTTTCCTGCTCAGAAGTGTGAGGGCAAGGAAAACCTGCCTGTCTCTTGGAGACAGAAGTATGTGGAAATGAAGCCATATTCCTCTTACAGAGGTCAGTTAGAAGTGGGAAGTACAGTTAACGTTGTTGTGTCATATGTTGAAAATCCTAGTTATTTTTGGTGTCAGTTAAGTAGAAATTGCCATGACCTTAAGGTTTTAATGACTGAAATTCAGGAGTATTGTAAAAATTCATCCCACCCACATGCTTGGCCAAATTCTGTATGTTTAGCCCAGTACTCAGAGGATGAAAAATGGTACAGAGCTTTAATTGTTAGTGAAGttccttctgcagaaaaagtaGAAGTCATATATGTGGACTATGGCAACAGAGAGCTGGTCTCTCTAACAAACCTCCGCTCAACTAATGAACGCTTTCTTAGGTTAGAGGCTCAGGCTTTCAGGTGCAGCCTTTACAACTTAATCCAACCAAATGGTCAGGATCCTTTTTCTTGGGATGAAGAAGCAATTCAGGTTTTTCAGGAGTTTCTTGATACTTCATCATCGCACTTTGAACTGAAGTGTACAATATTTGCCTTGGCTTCGATAAACAATATGGAGCTATTTAACATTGTAGACTTAATGACACCTTTTCAGAGTGCTTGCCAGTTTCTGACGGAGAGGTGTGTGGCCAGACCTTTATTTCCTCAAAAGCCTCTGGTATCCTCGGTTCAGCTTCATTCTTACTATTATTCTATGCATGATATTAAGATTGGGAGTGAGGAACATGTTTATATTACGCACGTTGATGATCCATGGACATTTTACTGCCAACTTGAAAGATGTGCAGATGTCTTAGCACAGCTTACCGATAACATCAGTCGCCTAAGTGAAACAATGCCCAGCTTAGAAACCTTGCAAAAGTCTGGGAGCTTGTGTCTAGCAAAATATACTGACAATCACTGGTACAGGGGAGTAATTATGCAAACAAAACCGAATATGAAAGTCTTCTTTGTGGATTTTGGGAACACAGAGACAATAGAGAAAGATCATCTGCTTCCTTTACCCAGTGATGCTTATGATATCTTGCTTTTGCCAATGCAGGCCATAAAGTGTTCCTTATCTGATATACCTAATGTTCCCGAAGAAGCTACAACGTGGTTTAAGCAAGCTGTCCTAGAAAGGCAATTAAAAGTGGTAGTAGTAGCAAAGGAATCTGATGGTAAACTGTTGATTGAGATGTTTGATGGTAATACTCAGATTAATGCAAAACTGAAGGAGGAGTTCAGTTTAATAAACAATACAGGACTGTGTAGGCATGtagaaaatgaaactttgtGCTCTAGAAATACAGATGTGAATGAGAGGAATGAGACTGCAGAGTCCCCTTTAAATGTAGGTAGGcctcttgaaagaaaaaaatgcagatctgaagcccagggaaggggggggagtAGCAAAAAGCACTTCAAAAAAGATGATGTAAACCTTTTCCAGCCTGCTACAAAGGGAGATCTGGCAGCTGGATTACTAGAATCTGATGAAATGCTTAGCAGTAAGAAGGATGggtttttgttaaataaaacgGGGGAGGAGTCTCTGCTCTCTGTCCAGGTGGATACACGGTCAGATATTAAATCTGATGCTGAAGGTGGGTGTATAATGCTTAAAAATGTATCTGATCTACTGCAACAAAAGATAGTGCCAGCTCTTAAAGTATCAGTGTATGTGTCTCATGTAAATGATCCGTCGGATTTTTATGTTCAATTAGAAAGTGACGAGGCTCAGCttaacagcatttcagaaagcttAAACAATAGGACGCAAGTGAAGAACCCTTGTGGACAACTCTTCCAAGCAGGAGACTTAATCAGTGCTGTTTATTCAGAAGACAGCTTGTGGTATCGAGCTGTAGTAAAAGAAAAGACTTCTGCAAATTTGATAAGTATACAATATATTGATTATGGTAATACTTCAGTAATCAATGTTGATCAAGTACACAGACTCCCTGAAGACTTGTTGTCTATTCCAGCAATAAGCATTCACTGCTTCCTAGGTGGActtaaatgcaagaaaaatacagactgGGCAGAGCAAGCAGTGCTTTACTTCACCAAGAGAACAAGCGAAGTTCTACTAACGTGTGAATTTGTAGAGAAGGTTGAGGATAAATGGGAAGTTATTCTCAGTGACCATCAAGGTATAATAACAGTGGATTTAGCTGATGAAAATCTTGCAAGTAGGGAAAGATCTTGTTCAACAGAAATGCATGATAGAAAAGAGAACAGGGACGTGATAACTGTGTGTGAGCCTTTGCCTCCTCAggcacaaaatgaaatttctagTGTAAGTGTTTGTGAATCATTTATCTGGAagtttccagaggcaggtcaaACTATAAAAATTTATGTCACGGTGGTAAATGGTCCAGAATATTTTTGGAGTCGCACTGCTGATACAGAAGACATGAACtacatagaggaaaaaatacaggaagcTGAAAACCTTGGACTTAACTCTTTGAAAGATTGCAGATCTTGTATTAAAAGCTGTGATATTTGTCTAGCCAAATATAGTCAAGATGGAAAGTTCTACAGAGCTAAAGTCAGCAGCGTAAAAGGTGACCACGTAGTTGTTAGACATGTGGATTATGGAAGCGAGGAAGCTGTTAGCTTGGAGATGGTCAGACAAATTCCATGTGAATTGCTCAAAGTACCTAATCAAGCATTTGCTTGCTGTCTGTCAGGTTTCAAATCCTCAGAGGGCTCATGGCTTAGTGAAGCAAAAGAGAAGTTTTATGATATGACCAAAGACCTCTTATTAGAAGCTGAAGTAACAGAAACTCAGGAAGATAAAGCTTCTGAAGTCCCTCTGTCTGTTGTCAAGCTGGAAGCTTCTGGCAAGAACATTAATGAAGAGATGAAGCCTTTTTGGAAGGCTAATAAAGGAACTGGTGACAGTGCTTGCTCAAATCTTGAGAACCccttaaaggaaaacagatgttCAAATGATGATATGGATCTTTgtcttgaaagagaaattactgCTGTTTGTGGATTAGCTCAAGAAGAAAGTGAAAGTGCTTTACTTTGTTCTGAGCCTTTCCTGGGTGTAACTTCTGAGTGTTTAAATACTGTAGTAGTGAATGTGTCAATGGAAGCTGTTGAGTATATGTCTGGGAAGGCTGATGATGGATGTGAAACAGCTGAGTGTCAAAGCAACTTTGATAAAGAGATAACCCTATCTGAAAGAGAGAGCGATAACACTGTATTACTAGAACCAACGAGAAGCTGCAGTCTTCGTATTTTGGGGAGTGAAATGAAAGCTACAGAACAAGAATTATCTGAAGTACCGTTTCAAGAGGGTGCTGAGCTGAAAGCAGAACTGACAGGCAGTGCTTCAGCAGCCAGTCTTTTCCTaggaaacaaacaagaagaacTGCAAATACTGCCAGTGCTCCAGGTACAGTCATCTTTCAGTGATGAAACGGGGACATTAGTAGACCTGGATCAGTTACAAACGAACTCTTTGTATGATGATCTAAAAGAGCTCATACTGGAGCTAGAGGCACTTTCAGTCCAGTCGTCCTTTGGTGAAGAAACAAAGGAAGCTCTGGAAACAGTGTCACTTGAAATGCAGACAGCTTCAGGCAGTGAAACAAGGGAGAAAGTGTTGGAACAGGAATCGTTTGAGCTGCCAGTTGTGAGTGAGGAGACAGGGGAGTGGGCAGCTCTGAAATTTCTTGAAATGTTACCATCACTTAATGATGAGAACTTGGTGCCTTCAGTTAGCAATGGAGAGAACACAGTAGAGCTGATTCCATCTGATGTTCAGCTTGCTTTGGGAGAGAAGGCAAAGAACCTGGAACTGAATCTGTCTGAAATTCATAAAGCAGAAGCTATACAAGAAGATTGGATAGAAGTTGAGCCTCCTTCCCTAAGGCTTTCTTTATCTAGTGATAGACCTGAGAAACAACTGGACCTGAAGACCCATGACATGCTGTCGATGCTAGGTGCTGAAATCGAGCAGCTTCTGGAACTGGTGCTGCCTGCTGTGCAGTCATCTCAGGAAGATAGGGAGGAGGTCTCGTTACAGTTGGAACATGCTGCACTGCAGTGTTCTGCAAATAGTGGAAgtcaattttcatttcttacaaAAGACTTAACGAATCAGAGGCCTGTTTGCACTGTAAAATCATGTGACTTCAAAGTTGAGAAACATAAGGAgtggcagaagaagaaagatgacTGTTATGTGGAAGAGTGGATGAAACAAGACTTGACTGACTCATTTAAGGAATGTGGAAATACACATGTGCAGTCTTCAGACTGTAAGCCTGGGGAtgaagaagtagaaaaaaagcaaaacgaGAACTTGGCTGACTGCAGTGCAG AACACAATGAGTATACTTGTAATCTGAAGGGCTTTGCTGTTGGTTCCAAATGTGTGGTGTGGACCTCTCTAAAATGGTGCGAGGCTTGCATTTTGGAGGTATCTGAAAAAGGTACCAGG GTCTTGAATCTCTCCAGTGGTGATGAGGAGATTGTGGATCCTGAGAATGTCTGGAATGGTATTCCTGACTGGGCTTGCAGATCATCTGAG GCAATAACCCCTGCAACAGAAAACTTGCAGTCCTTACCAGAGGAGTCCTTACTTCAAG AAAATCAAATGGGCTGCAATTCAGATTTAGCTGAAGATCCTCATGTCCTCCAGCATTCCCAAAACCAAGTGACACGTTCACCACATGAAGCTGAATAA